A window of the Corallococcus soli genome harbors these coding sequences:
- a CDS encoding ATP-dependent helicase HrpB codes for MAAPMSGISAGQVAQQKLQDQGAQQTNKTGASKFDGVLADKAQGADKADAAQGVNKAQAANKVDTVRQVETVNKTEKAGMNKVSGAAQQPATAKGAEPVDAKAEAAKTGKSGGMVSDLVSGLEKGQVSMDKLIKEASSGKNMSNAELLGLQASMYKYSQELDLTSKVVEKATSGLKDVVKTQV; via the coding sequence ATGGCGGCTCCGATGAGCGGCATCTCCGCGGGACAGGTGGCGCAGCAAAAGCTGCAGGATCAGGGCGCCCAGCAGACGAACAAGACGGGCGCGTCGAAGTTCGACGGAGTTCTCGCTGACAAGGCCCAGGGCGCCGACAAGGCGGACGCCGCCCAGGGCGTGAACAAGGCCCAGGCCGCCAACAAGGTGGACACCGTCCGCCAGGTCGAAACCGTCAACAAGACGGAAAAGGCCGGCATGAACAAGGTCAGCGGCGCGGCCCAGCAGCCCGCGACCGCCAAGGGCGCGGAGCCCGTGGACGCCAAGGCGGAAGCCGCCAAGACGGGCAAGTCGGGCGGCATGGTGTCCGACCTCGTCTCCGGTCTGGAGAAGGGCCAGGTCAGCATGGACAAGCTGATCAAGGAGGCCAGCTCCGGCAAGAACATGTCCAACGCGGAGCTGCTCGGCCTCCAGGCGTCCATGTACAAGTACTCCCAGGAGCTGGACCTGACCTCGAAGGTCGTCGAGAAGGCCACCAGCGGTCTGAAGGACGTCGTCAAGACCCAGGTCTGA
- a CDS encoding sigma-70 family RNA polymerase sigma factor: MPLGEDRKVILEKYGPYVRSLAATVRKQFNAQLELDELLAYGQIGLLEAAERFDPKVGANFLTFAHYRIKGAIFDGLRKMGVLRGADARTAYQGERATAYLGNLADREQGSSNRGSSFDDDIGDISDAVAGLAAVFAAGAEGAEAAGYVDESLPADQRLEMEQLKNRVRSAIEKLPEKERKLLQGYYFQGRTLEEAGAEIGQSKSWASRLHARAIDRLKELLNEEEELPPPSTDARRVSHGGSDERHLRGTGGAAKAAGSGRPADEQDGRVEVRRSSR; the protein is encoded by the coding sequence TTGCCTCTGGGTGAAGACAGGAAGGTCATCCTGGAGAAGTACGGCCCGTACGTGCGGTCGCTCGCGGCCACCGTGCGCAAGCAGTTCAACGCCCAGCTGGAGCTGGACGAACTGCTGGCCTATGGGCAGATCGGCCTGCTCGAAGCGGCGGAACGCTTCGATCCCAAGGTCGGCGCCAACTTCCTCACGTTTGCCCACTACCGCATCAAGGGCGCCATCTTTGATGGCCTGAGAAAGATGGGTGTCCTGCGGGGCGCGGATGCCCGCACGGCCTATCAGGGCGAGCGCGCGACCGCCTATCTTGGAAATCTTGCGGATCGCGAGCAGGGATCAAGCAACCGCGGGTCGTCATTCGACGATGATATTGGAGACATCTCGGATGCCGTGGCGGGGCTCGCCGCGGTGTTCGCAGCGGGGGCGGAAGGGGCGGAGGCGGCGGGGTATGTCGACGAATCCCTCCCGGCGGATCAACGCCTGGAGATGGAGCAGTTGAAGAACCGGGTGCGCTCGGCCATCGAGAAGCTTCCGGAGAAAGAGCGCAAGCTCCTGCAGGGCTACTACTTCCAGGGCAGGACCCTGGAGGAAGCAGGGGCTGAGATCGGGCAGTCGAAGAGCTGGGCGTCGCGGCTTCATGCGCGCGCCATTGATCGGCTCAAGGAACTCTTGAACGAGGAGGAGGAACTCCCTCCCCCCTCGACGGATGCAAGGAGGGTGTCACATGGCGGCTCCGATGAGCGGCATCTCCGCGGGACAGGTGGCGCAGCAAAAGCTGCAGGATCAGGGCGCCCAGCAGACGAACAAGACGGGCGCGTCGAAGTTCGACGGAGTTCTCGCTGA
- a CDS encoding tetratricopeptide repeat protein, translating to MAETSSEIANSLVPLARQPAMVLLESGYLWLDMGHFDKAREVFVGAAALMPKSEVPQIGIGAVEFAQGHHDKALQAYRVAQRLAPLSSLPRAHAGEALLFMGKVPEALKELKAAMDLEPDGDGGRLAQALIQAKEAGALPPPRK from the coding sequence ATGGCGGAAACCTCCTCGGAGATTGCCAACAGCCTCGTGCCCCTGGCACGCCAGCCGGCCATGGTGCTGCTGGAGTCAGGCTACCTCTGGCTCGACATGGGGCACTTCGACAAGGCCCGCGAGGTCTTCGTCGGCGCTGCCGCGCTGATGCCCAAGAGCGAAGTGCCGCAGATCGGCATTGGCGCCGTGGAGTTCGCCCAGGGCCACCATGACAAGGCCCTCCAGGCCTACCGGGTCGCCCAGCGCCTGGCGCCCCTGTCGTCGCTTCCCCGGGCACACGCGGGGGAGGCCCTGTTGTTCATGGGCAAGGTGCCGGAAGCCCTCAAGGAACTGAAGGCCGCCATGGACCTGGAGCCGGACGGCGATGGTGGCCGCCTCGCCCAGGCCCTCATCCAGGCGAAGGAAGCGGGGGCCCTGCCTCCGCCTCGGAAGTAG